A genome region from Nocardioides cynanchi includes the following:
- a CDS encoding adenosine deaminase, translated as MSLASFIAGLPKAELHVHHVGSASPAIVSELAERHPGVVPSDPDELRRFFEFRDFAHFVEVYLAVVDLVRTEDDVRYLTYEVARELATGQQVRYAELTCTPYTSVLPDDDDLGMPIEVYTEAIEDARIAAERDFGIVLRWIYDIPGESGMPAADATLSFALNHRVDALVGFGLGGPEIGVARAQFKPHFDAARRVGLHSVPHAGETTGPETVWDALQVLGAERIGHGTSAATDPRLLKYLAKTGIPLEVCPSSNVATRAVASLEEHPIATFRDAGVTITINSDDPSMFGTTLNREYEIAADLLGLDSGGVTDLVRAAVRASFAPDEVKWAILSEIDVYAGR; from the coding sequence GTGAGTCTCGCGTCCTTCATCGCCGGTCTGCCCAAGGCCGAGCTCCACGTGCACCACGTGGGTTCCGCCTCGCCGGCGATCGTCTCCGAGCTCGCCGAGCGGCATCCGGGCGTGGTCCCCTCCGACCCCGACGAGCTGCGGCGCTTCTTCGAGTTCCGCGACTTCGCGCACTTCGTCGAGGTCTACCTCGCCGTGGTCGACCTGGTGCGCACGGAGGACGACGTCCGCTACCTGACCTACGAGGTGGCGCGGGAGCTGGCGACCGGCCAGCAGGTGCGGTACGCCGAGCTCACCTGCACGCCGTACACCTCGGTGCTGCCGGACGACGACGACCTCGGCATGCCGATCGAGGTCTACACCGAGGCGATCGAGGATGCCCGGATCGCCGCTGAGCGCGACTTCGGGATCGTCCTGCGCTGGATCTACGACATCCCTGGCGAGAGCGGGATGCCCGCCGCCGACGCGACCCTGTCGTTCGCGCTCAACCACCGGGTCGACGCCTTGGTCGGCTTCGGGCTCGGCGGCCCCGAGATCGGGGTGGCCCGCGCGCAGTTCAAGCCGCACTTCGACGCCGCCCGCCGGGTGGGCCTGCACAGCGTCCCGCACGCCGGCGAGACCACCGGCCCCGAGACAGTGTGGGACGCCCTGCAGGTGCTCGGTGCCGAGCGGATCGGGCACGGCACCTCCGCGGCCACCGACCCGAGGCTGCTGAAGTACCTCGCCAAGACCGGGATCCCGCTGGAGGTCTGCCCGTCCTCCAACGTCGCGACCCGCGCGGTCGCCAGCCTCGAGGAGCACCCGATCGCGACGTTCCGCGACGCAGGCGTGACGATCACGATCAACTCCGACGACCCGTCGATGTTCGGCACCACCCTCAACCGGGAGTACGAGATCGCCGCCGACCTGCTCGGGCTCGACTCCGGGGGAGTCACCGACCTGGTGCGCGCGGCGGTCCGCGCGTCGTTCGCCCCCGACGAGGTCAAGTGGGCGATCCTCTCCGAGATCGACGTCTACGCGGGCCGCTGA
- a CDS encoding adenylate/guanylate cyclase domain-containing protein, whose amino-acid sequence MSHHRAVRVLAIDDQAANLRLIDAVLSPRGYDVVVCPSGAEGLARLAEDDLVDVVLLDVLMPGLDGYEVCRRIRSEPATEFLPVVMITASGEQQRARALEAGADDFVTKPFDQSELLARIASLARIKRFHDTIGRQAAELAAWNQELTARVEEQLGELERVGRLRRFLSPQVAELVMADEGLLLSHRREIVVVFFDLRNFTPFAETSEPEEVTQVLGEFHAAIGRLIHDHEGTLERFTGDGAMVFFNDPVPCSDSADRAVATALAANRTVRELAEGWRRRGFDLALGTGIAQGYATLGRIGFEDRFDYAAIGSVTNLAARLVAAAEPWQVLTTDRVLDSLVRPVADHEPLGKITPKGFAHGVHVNDISAAELPGSRPAFEESPQRPA is encoded by the coding sequence GTGAGCCACCACCGCGCCGTGCGGGTCCTCGCCATCGACGACCAGGCCGCCAACCTGCGGCTGATCGACGCGGTGCTCTCGCCGCGGGGGTACGACGTCGTCGTCTGCCCGTCGGGAGCCGAGGGCCTGGCGCGGCTCGCCGAGGACGATCTCGTCGACGTGGTCCTGCTCGACGTGCTGATGCCGGGCCTGGACGGCTACGAGGTGTGCCGCCGGATCCGGAGCGAGCCCGCCACCGAGTTCCTCCCGGTCGTGATGATCACCGCCAGCGGGGAGCAGCAGCGGGCGCGGGCGCTCGAGGCCGGTGCCGACGACTTCGTGACCAAGCCCTTCGACCAGAGCGAGCTGCTCGCCCGGATCGCTTCACTGGCACGGATCAAGCGCTTCCACGACACCATCGGCCGCCAGGCCGCCGAGCTGGCCGCCTGGAACCAGGAGCTCACCGCCCGCGTGGAGGAGCAGCTGGGCGAGCTCGAGCGTGTCGGCCGCCTCCGTCGCTTCCTGTCCCCTCAGGTCGCCGAGCTGGTGATGGCGGACGAGGGTCTCCTGCTGAGCCATCGGCGCGAGATCGTGGTGGTGTTCTTCGACCTGCGCAACTTCACGCCGTTCGCCGAGACCAGTGAGCCGGAGGAGGTCACCCAGGTGCTCGGCGAGTTCCACGCGGCCATCGGGCGCCTGATCCACGACCACGAGGGGACGCTGGAGCGCTTCACCGGTGACGGCGCCATGGTGTTCTTCAACGACCCGGTCCCGTGCTCCGACTCCGCCGACCGCGCGGTGGCCACGGCCCTGGCCGCGAACCGCACGGTGCGCGAGCTCGCCGAGGGTTGGCGGCGCCGCGGCTTCGACCTCGCCCTCGGGACGGGCATCGCGCAGGGCTACGCGACGCTCGGCCGGATCGGCTTCGAGGACCGGTTCGACTACGCCGCGATCGGCAGCGTGACGAACCTGGCGGCCCGTCTGGTCGCGGCCGCCGAGCCGTGGCAGGTGCTGACCACCGACCGGGTGCTGGACTCCCTGGTCCGGCCGGTGGCAGACCACGAGCCGCTCGGCAAGATCACCCCCAAGGGCTTCGCGCACGGCGTACACGTGAACGACATCTCGGCCGCCGAGCTCCCGGGGTCGCGACCCGCCTTCGAGGAGAGCCCTCAGCGGCCCGCGTAG
- a CDS encoding response regulator, which translates to MTTRILVVEDNPLNFKLVRDVLEYAGYEVVGAGSGEEGLLLAGDLPPDLVLMDLQLPGIDGTETLRRLRSGVLADDVPVIALSALVMDRDHAAAETAGFDGYLNKPISVRSLPDQVASFLREQP; encoded by the coding sequence ATGACCACGCGGATCCTGGTGGTCGAGGACAACCCCCTGAACTTCAAGCTGGTCCGCGACGTGCTCGAGTACGCCGGCTACGAGGTCGTCGGCGCCGGGTCCGGCGAGGAGGGCCTGCTGCTGGCCGGAGACCTGCCGCCCGACCTCGTGCTGATGGACCTGCAGCTGCCCGGCATCGACGGCACCGAGACCCTGCGCCGGCTGCGGAGCGGCGTCCTCGCCGACGACGTACCCGTGATCGCGCTCAGCGCCCTGGTCATGGACCGTGACCACGCGGCCGCCGAGACCGCCGGCTTCGACGGCTACCTCAACAAGCCGATCAGCGTCCGCTCGCTGCCCGACCAGGTGGCCTCGTTCCTGCGGGAGCAGCCGTGA